The following proteins come from a genomic window of Methanosarcina sp. MTP4:
- a CDS encoding H/ACA ribonucleoprotein complex subunit GAR1, which yields MKRLGTVLHRSGSKNLVIRGDEFKSENASGKIPRLNLVVMDKALNQIGTIVNVFGPVDHPYFLVKGFKRIPDSEFRGLVNERIYVR from the coding sequence ATGAAAAGACTCGGTACCGTATTGCACAGGTCAGGTAGCAAAAACCTGGTTATTAGAGGGGATGAGTTTAAGTCCGAAAATGCATCAGGAAAAATCCCTAGGTTAAATTTGGTTGTTATGGACAAGGCACTGAATCAGATTGGCACGATAGTTAATGTTTTCGGGCCGGTGGACCATCCATATTTTTTAGTGAAAGGCTTTAAACGGATTCCTGATTCAGAATTTCGGGGACTGGTCAATGAAAGGATCTATGTTCGGTGA
- a CDS encoding LysE family transporter, protein MLALEISKAILLGFTVGLTGALVPGPMLFATIETSLKKGWIAGPEVVLGHMLIELVLCVLILFGAASFVGIGTISAVSLLGGLALVGFGLLTVKDAKAVSSVGMASGTSGMNLTSSPPAAGLITSASNPYFWIWWLTAGSALVLQEYRMGIVIAVAYVLGHWLADLGWFTAVSASFSRGNTLLSRKAHENILYACGIFLVIFGLYFMLNYNNPVQLA, encoded by the coding sequence ATGTTGGCTCTTGAAATTTCCAAGGCAATTCTCCTGGGTTTCACTGTTGGGCTTACCGGCGCCCTTGTCCCGGGACCCATGCTTTTTGCAACCATCGAGACTTCTCTTAAAAAAGGATGGATCGCAGGCCCGGAAGTGGTGCTCGGGCACATGCTTATCGAGCTTGTGCTTTGCGTCCTTATCCTCTTCGGGGCGGCATCTTTTGTCGGGATCGGTACGATTTCTGCGGTATCCCTTCTCGGGGGGCTTGCGCTTGTGGGCTTTGGCCTGCTTACGGTAAAAGACGCAAAAGCAGTTTCCTCCGTAGGGATGGCTTCTGGAACTTCCGGTATGAACCTGACCTCCAGCCCCCCGGCTGCAGGGTTGATCACCTCCGCTTCAAACCCTTATTTTTGGATCTGGTGGCTGACTGCAGGCAGTGCCCTGGTGCTTCAGGAATACCGGATGGGAATTGTTATTGCAGTTGCCTACGTGCTCGGGCACTGGCTGGCAGACCTGGGCTGGTTTACTGCTGTTTCTGCCTCTTTCAGCCGTGGAAATACTTTGCTTTCCCGGAAAGCACATGAAAATATTCTCTATGCCTGCGGGATATTTTTAGTGATCTTCGGGCTTTATTTCATGCTTAACTATAACAATCCCGTCCAGCTTGCGTAA
- a CDS encoding polyprenyl synthetase family protein — translation MTLIDEIKKRTVHVDASIEDMLPVTHPEELYKASRYLVDAGGKRLRPAVLILAAEAVGSTLESVLPAAVAVELVHNFTLIHDDIMDKDDVRRGMPAVHMKWGEAGAILAGDTLYSKAFEILSRVENEPERILKCMDVLSRTCTEICEGQWLDMDFERRDRVTESEYLEMVEKKTSVLYAAAAKIGGLLGGASDEVAEALSEYGRLIGIGFQMYDDVLDMITPQEVLGKVRGSDLKEGKYTLIVIDAFRKGVKLEVFGRGSATQDETENAVRILYECGSIDFVQNLAISYIEEGKAKLDALEDCPEKDLLLQIADYMISRNY, via the coding sequence ATGACGCTGATTGATGAGATCAAGAAGAGGACCGTCCATGTGGATGCCAGCATTGAGGATATGCTTCCTGTCACCCATCCGGAGGAGCTCTACAAAGCCTCCCGCTACCTCGTGGATGCCGGGGGAAAGCGCCTCCGTCCTGCGGTTCTGATCCTGGCTGCGGAAGCTGTCGGCTCCACTCTAGAGTCTGTTCTTCCTGCAGCTGTGGCCGTGGAACTCGTACATAATTTCACTCTGATCCATGATGATATCATGGACAAGGACGATGTCCGCCGCGGGATGCCTGCCGTCCATATGAAATGGGGGGAAGCCGGAGCGATCCTCGCCGGGGATACCCTCTATTCCAAAGCTTTCGAGATCCTCTCCAGAGTCGAAAACGAACCTGAAAGGATTTTAAAATGCATGGATGTCCTCTCAAGGACCTGCACGGAAATCTGTGAAGGGCAGTGGCTTGACATGGACTTTGAAAGGCGTGACCGGGTCACTGAATCCGAGTACCTTGAGATGGTCGAGAAGAAAACCTCGGTCCTCTATGCAGCCGCCGCAAAGATCGGGGGCCTCCTGGGAGGAGCTTCGGATGAAGTCGCCGAGGCTTTGTCTGAGTACGGGCGCTTGATAGGGATTGGTTTCCAGATGTATGACGATGTCCTGGACATGATCACCCCTCAGGAGGTGCTCGGAAAAGTCCGGGGAAGCGACCTGAAAGAAGGGAAGTACACTCTGATCGTTATCGATGCCTTCCGGAAAGGCGTGAAGCTGGAGGTTTTCGGGAGGGGCAGTGCCACTCAGGATGAAACCGAAAACGCCGTCAGGATCCTTTACGAATGCGGTTCGATCGATTTCGTACAGAACCTCGCAATCTCGTACATCGAAGAAGGCAAGGCAAAGCTGGATGCCCTGGAAGACTGTCCTGAAAAGGACCTCCTCCTCCAGATTGCCGACTACATGATTTCAAGAAACTATTGA
- the ppdK gene encoding pyruvate, phosphate dikinase, with product MKDLLGGKGANLAEMANLGVPVPPGFTITAEVCVLYLKNNEYSEEMVQQVEEAVDKLETINGKKLGDPEDPLLVSVRSGARVSMPGMMDTVLNLGLTDKSVVGLAKKINDERFAYDCYRRFIAMFGDVVLGIGFRKFDSLIGDKKKELGVKSDTELDAKALKQLVERFKEVIKLEKGFDFPQDPKVQLQMAIDAVFDSWNNPRAITYRKIHNIDDKWGTAVNVQTMVYGNMGNTSGTGVAFTRNPSTGEKKFFGEYLLNAQGEDVVAGIRTPKYINTLKDEIPDAYGQLVDICQRLEAHFTDMQDIEFTIQEGKLYMLQTRTGKRTAAAAVKVAKDMVEEGLIDKETAVTRVQAEHIDLLLHPRIDPEAKLELIANGLPASPGAAVGKIVFTAEAAEEMAEKGEKTILVRTETSPEDIGGMAAAQGVLTVRGGMTSHAAVVGRGMGKPCVVGCGEIVIDTKNALFKVNGYTINEHDYISINGSNGNVILGEVELIEAEINNDLKHILLWADEIRTLGVRTNADNPTDASLARELGAEGIGLCRTEHMFFGEDRIPVVREMIMAEEEKSRKKALKKLLPMQKEDFLGIFRSMEGLPVTVRLLDPPLHEFLPNKEELDEKLREYETAGDIEKIAAVNKIIERVVSLTELNPMLGHRGCRLGITYPEIYDMQVRAIMEAACELAVEGVKVIPEIMIPLVGHVKELALTRQKVCELADTVMAEKSTKFDYKVGTMIELPRAAITADKIAPEADFFSFGTNDLTQTTFGFSRDDVAKFVPIYQKAGILENDPFAVLDQEGVGEIMKIGIEKGRSVKPDLKMGICGEHGGEPKSILFAHKIGLNYVSCSPYRVPIARLVAAQSTLAARNK from the coding sequence ATGAAAGACCTGCTCGGAGGCAAGGGTGCAAACCTCGCAGAAATGGCTAATCTCGGGGTTCCCGTACCTCCAGGCTTTACAATAACAGCCGAAGTCTGCGTACTGTACCTAAAAAACAATGAATACTCGGAAGAAATGGTTCAACAGGTTGAAGAAGCAGTAGACAAACTGGAAACCATAAACGGAAAAAAGCTGGGAGATCCCGAAGATCCCCTTCTGGTATCTGTCCGTTCCGGAGCAAGGGTGTCCATGCCAGGAATGATGGATACCGTCCTGAACCTTGGGCTTACGGACAAATCCGTAGTCGGACTTGCTAAAAAGATCAACGACGAAAGATTTGCATACGACTGCTACCGACGGTTTATCGCCATGTTCGGAGACGTGGTGCTTGGAATAGGATTCAGGAAATTCGACTCCCTGATAGGGGACAAGAAAAAGGAACTGGGAGTTAAGTCCGACACCGAACTCGATGCAAAAGCCTTAAAGCAACTTGTAGAAAGGTTCAAGGAAGTAATCAAGCTTGAAAAAGGATTTGATTTCCCACAAGACCCAAAAGTCCAGCTCCAGATGGCAATTGATGCTGTTTTTGATTCATGGAACAATCCGAGAGCTATTACCTACAGAAAAATTCACAACATTGATGACAAATGGGGAACTGCCGTCAACGTCCAGACAATGGTTTACGGGAACATGGGAAACACCTCCGGAACTGGAGTGGCTTTCACAAGGAACCCGTCCACAGGGGAAAAGAAGTTCTTCGGAGAATACCTCCTCAACGCCCAGGGCGAAGACGTGGTTGCCGGGATCCGGACTCCGAAATACATCAACACCCTGAAAGACGAAATCCCCGACGCTTACGGCCAGCTAGTAGATATCTGCCAGAGGCTCGAAGCCCACTTCACTGACATGCAGGATATAGAGTTCACTATTCAGGAAGGAAAACTCTATATGCTCCAGACCAGGACCGGGAAGCGAACCGCTGCTGCTGCAGTAAAGGTCGCAAAGGACATGGTAGAAGAAGGGCTTATTGATAAGGAGACCGCAGTCACCAGGGTCCAGGCCGAACACATTGACCTGCTCCTGCACCCACGGATTGACCCGGAAGCCAAACTCGAATTAATCGCAAACGGGCTTCCGGCATCCCCGGGAGCCGCAGTAGGGAAAATCGTGTTTACTGCCGAAGCCGCCGAAGAAATGGCTGAAAAGGGTGAAAAGACAATCCTTGTCAGGACAGAGACCTCACCTGAAGACATCGGTGGGATGGCAGCTGCCCAGGGAGTGCTTACCGTCCGCGGAGGAATGACTTCCCACGCCGCAGTCGTAGGGAGAGGAATGGGAAAGCCCTGTGTAGTAGGCTGCGGAGAAATTGTAATCGATACAAAAAATGCTCTTTTCAAAGTAAACGGTTACACGATCAATGAACACGACTACATCAGCATAAACGGAAGCAACGGAAACGTCATCCTTGGGGAAGTCGAACTGATCGAAGCCGAGATCAACAACGACCTCAAGCACATCCTCTTATGGGCTGATGAAATCCGGACCCTTGGCGTAAGGACAAACGCTGACAACCCGACCGATGCAAGCCTCGCCCGCGAACTTGGCGCAGAAGGAATCGGGCTTTGCCGGACCGAGCACATGTTCTTCGGGGAAGACCGGATCCCCGTTGTCAGGGAAATGATCATGGCAGAGGAGGAAAAATCCAGGAAGAAAGCCCTCAAGAAACTCCTCCCCATGCAGAAGGAAGACTTCCTTGGAATCTTCCGCAGCATGGAAGGTCTGCCAGTTACAGTCAGGCTGCTTGACCCGCCCCTGCACGAGTTCCTTCCGAATAAGGAAGAACTGGATGAAAAACTAAGGGAATACGAAACTGCAGGCGACATCGAAAAGATTGCCGCAGTCAACAAGATTATCGAGCGCGTTGTGTCCCTTACGGAACTCAACCCGATGCTCGGACACAGGGGATGCCGTCTAGGAATTACCTACCCGGAAATCTACGATATGCAGGTAAGGGCAATCATGGAAGCTGCCTGTGAACTGGCAGTCGAAGGGGTAAAAGTAATCCCTGAAATCATGATCCCACTGGTGGGTCATGTAAAAGAGCTCGCCCTTACAAGGCAGAAAGTCTGTGAACTGGCAGATACCGTCATGGCAGAAAAAAGCACAAAGTTCGACTACAAAGTAGGGACCATGATCGAACTGCCAAGAGCCGCAATCACCGCAGACAAGATTGCCCCGGAAGCCGATTTCTTCTCCTTCGGGACAAACGACCTGACCCAGACCACCTTCGGGTTCAGCAGGGACGATGTGGCCAAGTTCGTGCCAATCTACCAGAAAGCAGGCATTCTTGAAAACGATCCCTTCGCAGTCCTGGACCAGGAAGGCGTAGGCGAAATCATGAAGATCGGAATTGAAAAAGGCCGCTCCGTCAAACCCGACCTCAAAATGGGGATCTGCGGAGAACACGGCGGCGAACCCAAATCAATCCTCTTCGCCCACAAAATAGGCCTGAACTATGTAAGCTGCTCCCCCTACAGAGTCCCCATCGCAAGACTCGTAGCTGCCCAGAGCACCCTTGCAGCCAGGAACAAATAA
- a CDS encoding transcription initiation factor IIB has protein sequence MVEVERVRYSDNLEREKIRAMIKARKEKQKEQNFEKEKAVCPECGSRNLVHDYERAELVCGDCGLVIDADFVDEGPEWRAFDHDQRMKRSRVGAPMTYTIHDKGLSTMIDWRNRDSYGKSISSKNRAQLYRLRKWQRRIRVSNATERNLAFALSELDRMASALGLPRTVRETAAVVYRKAVDKNLIRGRSIEGVAAAALYAACRQCSVPRTLDEIEEVSRVSRKEIGRTYRFISRELALKLMPTSPIDYVPRFCSGLNLKGEVQSKSVEILRQASEKELTSGRGPTGVAAAAIYIASILCGERRTQREVADVAGVTEVTIRNRYKELAEELDIEIIL, from the coding sequence ATGGTAGAAGTCGAAAGAGTTCGCTATTCGGACAATCTTGAAAGAGAAAAAATACGTGCCATGATCAAAGCTCGCAAGGAGAAGCAAAAAGAGCAAAATTTTGAGAAGGAAAAGGCCGTGTGTCCGGAATGCGGAAGCAGGAACCTGGTGCACGATTATGAGAGGGCTGAGCTCGTGTGCGGGGACTGCGGACTGGTCATTGACGCCGACTTTGTAGATGAAGGTCCCGAATGGCGAGCTTTCGATCACGATCAGCGCATGAAGCGTTCCCGTGTGGGAGCGCCCATGACCTATACAATCCACGACAAAGGGCTTTCCACGATGATTGACTGGAGGAACAGGGACTCCTACGGAAAGTCTATCTCCTCCAAAAACCGTGCTCAACTCTATCGTTTAAGAAAATGGCAGCGTAGAATCCGTGTAAGCAACGCAACTGAAAGAAACCTTGCTTTTGCTTTATCAGAACTGGACAGGATGGCTTCAGCTCTCGGTCTTCCGAGGACTGTCCGGGAAACCGCGGCCGTGGTCTACAGGAAAGCTGTGGACAAGAACCTTATCCGTGGAAGGAGTATTGAAGGTGTGGCAGCAGCAGCCCTTTACGCGGCTTGCCGCCAGTGCAGCGTCCCGAGGACCCTTGACGAGATCGAAGAGGTGTCCAGGGTAAGCAGGAAGGAAATCGGAAGGACATACCGCTTCATTTCAAGGGAACTTGCCCTGAAGCTCATGCCTACTTCCCCGATCGACTACGTGCCCAGGTTCTGTTCCGGGCTCAACCTGAAAGGAGAAGTCCAGTCCAAGAGCGTTGAGATTTTAAGGCAGGCTTCCGAAAAGGAACTCACAAGCGGAAGAGGGCCCACAGGCGTTGCAGCAGCTGCAATCTATATCGCGTCCATTCTCTGCGGCGAGCGCAGAACCCAGCGGGAAGTTGCGGATGTAGCAGGGGTAACGGAAGTTACCATCAGGAACAGGTATAAGGAGCTTGCAGAAGAGCTGGATATTGAAATTATCCTCTAA
- a CDS encoding transposase — translation MGVDVGINYLAVASTTDKKCEFFAGGELKNLRNTYKKMRARLQSKGTLSAKRVMKRLSGKEKRLMKDVNHCISKKIVEFALENNVSVIGLEDLTGIRDRTQYRVRKKQRYTHSSWAFRQLQTFIEYKAKQVGILVEYINPEYTSQTCSRCNHISKNNRKGLRFRCGACGFEMNADLNAARNIEHRTRDFRYSVESQGCLSTIHTNKMI, via the coding sequence ATGGGGGTTGACGTTGGGATAAATTACCTTGCAGTTGCCTCTACCACTGACAAGAAATGCGAGTTTTTTGCGGGTGGAGAGCTTAAGAACCTCCGGAACACGTACAAGAAAATGAGAGCAAGGTTACAGTCTAAGGGAACTTTATCGGCAAAACGAGTTATGAAGCGGCTTTCCGGTAAAGAGAAACGTCTAATGAAAGATGTTAACCACTGCATCTCCAAAAAAATTGTTGAATTTGCGCTTGAAAACAATGTTTCCGTTATTGGTTTGGAAGACTTGACAGGAATTCGGGACAGGACTCAGTACAGGGTCCGGAAAAAACAGCGTTATACCCACAGCAGTTGGGCTTTTCGGCAACTGCAAACCTTCATTGAGTATAAAGCAAAACAGGTTGGAATTCTCGTAGAATATATTAATCCTGAATACACTTCCCAGACCTGTTCCCGGTGCAACCATATTTCTAAAAATAACAGGAAAGGGTTGAGGTTCCGGTGCGGAGCCTGTGGTTTCGAGATGAATGCAGACCTGAACGCCGCTAGAAACATTGAGCATAGAACACGGGATTTCAGGTATAGCGTGGAGTCTCAGGGGTGCTTGTCAACCATCCATACGAATAAAATGATCTGA
- a CDS encoding class I SAM-dependent methyltransferase family protein, translating to MKRQCIKVPKKEGEPTRRVLLELEILDHSAKIASDETYLYLPIIRELPPVELKELPEVAEIVVYEFEGQDVKPTPEGLLGFSPGYEVIGDIALLEDEAPDPETALKIADALLRTQPNVKTVLKPLTPVIGEFRVREFEVVAGEPRTETIHKEYGCRYKIDLAKAYFTPRLSTERSRILTWVKEGETVVDMFTGVGPYSVLIAKKARPVKVVAIDKNPEAVRLLRENISLNSVKNIEAIEGDAREEAEKFAGTADHVIMNLPHSAHEFLDSAILLTKPGGIIHYYGMTPEDDLFEGSIKMIREAAERAGRNIEVLEEKTVRSYAPHQYNICIEVRIL from the coding sequence ATGAAAAGGCAGTGCATAAAAGTCCCTAAAAAGGAAGGAGAACCAACGCGGAGGGTTCTACTTGAACTTGAAATTCTGGATCATTCCGCAAAGATCGCTTCGGACGAAACGTATCTTTATCTCCCAATTATCCGGGAACTCCCCCCTGTGGAACTGAAAGAGCTCCCTGAAGTTGCGGAAATTGTGGTTTACGAGTTTGAGGGGCAGGATGTAAAGCCCACACCAGAGGGTCTTCTGGGTTTTTCTCCCGGCTACGAGGTAATTGGCGACATTGCCCTCCTGGAAGACGAGGCTCCGGACCCGGAAACTGCCTTAAAAATTGCCGATGCCCTGCTCCGGACTCAGCCGAATGTAAAAACCGTATTAAAACCCCTAACTCCTGTGATCGGGGAGTTCAGGGTCCGGGAATTCGAGGTGGTGGCGGGAGAACCAAGGACCGAGACGATCCATAAGGAATACGGCTGCCGCTACAAAATCGACCTTGCAAAAGCTTATTTTACTCCTCGCCTGTCCACCGAACGTTCGAGGATTCTTACCTGGGTAAAGGAAGGTGAAACGGTTGTGGACATGTTCACAGGCGTTGGCCCTTACAGTGTCCTTATTGCAAAGAAAGCCAGGCCCGTAAAAGTGGTCGCAATCGATAAAAACCCGGAAGCTGTCCGCTTACTGAGAGAAAACATCTCCCTTAATTCGGTTAAAAACATCGAAGCAATCGAAGGCGATGCCCGGGAAGAAGCCGAAAAGTTTGCAGGCACTGCCGACCACGTAATAATGAACCTCCCTCACAGCGCCCACGAGTTTCTTGACTCTGCTATCCTCCTTACAAAACCCGGAGGAATAATCCACTACTACGGAATGACGCCCGAGGACGACCTGTTCGAAGGTTCAATAAAAATGATCCGAGAAGCTGCAGAAAGGGCAGGCAGGAATATCGAAGTGCTTGAAGAGAAAACTGTCCGCTCGTATGCTCCCCATCAGTATAATATATGTATCGAGGTCCGGATTCTCTGA
- a CDS encoding site-specific integrase produces MSIYETDRALTAVEKRIKEGKYCKDNKKLFFKFENYLFANGLSNVRVLKYLSHLNVIAGWTDTKFSSMELEDIQSIVARIERSDWAEWTKHDYKLAVKRFFTWLGMEDKIKWIKTSMKKNSSKLPEELLSEAEIKQMIEAAEHPRDKAIIAVLYDTGARIGEMGSLKLKHVVFDQYGAILIVSGKTGMRRVRIIFSVPYLAAWLDIHSHKDNPDAHLWIMIRGRKSGQQLQYAAFRKLIKTVAKKAGIKKRVYNHLFRHSRSTELAQHLTESQLEEHLGWVPGSEMPRIYVHLSGKQIDDALLRIYGIKKEESMIPELTSKKCPRCEKVNGPTSKFCSRCGMAMDFDSLKKVQEYEQGLPKIWKLFLKSDEAIEALENANTN; encoded by the coding sequence ATGAGCATTTATGAGACTGATAGGGCTTTAACTGCGGTGGAAAAGCGGATTAAGGAAGGAAAGTACTGCAAGGACAACAAAAAGCTGTTTTTTAAATTCGAGAATTACCTTTTTGCCAACGGGCTATCCAATGTTCGGGTCTTGAAATACCTGTCACATCTTAATGTCATTGCAGGGTGGACGGATACTAAGTTTTCCTCTATGGAACTTGAAGATATTCAGTCTATTGTTGCAAGGATTGAACGTTCGGATTGGGCTGAATGGACCAAGCACGATTATAAGCTTGCTGTAAAGCGTTTTTTCACATGGCTTGGTATGGAGGATAAAATCAAATGGATTAAAACTTCCATGAAGAAAAATTCCTCCAAGTTGCCTGAAGAACTGCTTTCAGAAGCCGAAATTAAGCAGATGATTGAGGCTGCCGAACATCCTAGGGACAAAGCAATTATAGCGGTTCTCTATGACACAGGGGCGCGTATAGGGGAAATGGGATCCCTTAAGCTTAAACATGTTGTTTTTGACCAGTATGGGGCTATTCTGATTGTAAGCGGAAAAACCGGCATGAGACGTGTACGGATTATATTCTCTGTCCCTTACCTTGCAGCGTGGCTTGATATTCACTCACATAAGGACAATCCGGATGCTCACTTATGGATAATGATCCGGGGGAGAAAAAGCGGTCAACAGCTTCAGTACGCAGCCTTCCGCAAACTCATAAAAACCGTGGCTAAAAAAGCGGGCATCAAAAAAAGGGTCTATAATCATCTGTTCCGACATTCAAGGAGTACGGAACTGGCACAGCATCTTACCGAGTCTCAGCTCGAAGAACATTTAGGTTGGGTACCCGGCTCAGAGATGCCACGGATCTATGTTCACCTTTCCGGAAAGCAGATCGATGACGCATTACTGAGGATCTATGGCATTAAAAAGGAAGAGTCCATGATTCCGGAACTTACAAGCAAAAAATGCCCTCGTTGTGAGAAGGTTAACGGTCCTACCTCAAAGTTCTGTTCACGTTGTGGAATGGCGATGGATTTTGATTCTCTCAAGAAGGTTCAGGAATATGAACAAGGCTTGCCAAAAATCTGGAAGCTATTTCTAAAAAGCGACGAAGCCATAGAAGCACTTGAGAACGCGAATACCAATTAA